A window of Phycisphaerae bacterium genomic DNA:
AGGTACATCAACCACGCCCACTCCCCAGTGTCCATACTCCCATGTTGTTCCATTGTTCAGGCTCAAGAACCAGCCATGGCCGGCAAAATCTGTGTTTGTAATTAGATAAATTTGTGAGTTCTGAGCACCGATGGCCTTGACCCACATTCCTACGGTCTTTTGATTTATGTCTATACCTGTAGGGGTTGCGTTCATGATAACTTGTCCACCACTTGTTGGATTGTTAAAGTTTATGGAGTATCCAGAGACAGGTCCGGGAACATCCGTTGACCATGCGGGGAGATCACCCTCAATATAGTTTGCGAGGATGCCATGATTTGACCCAACCGAGTCTGCAGCAATATTTCCGCTGCCTTCATTCATCTTCCAGTGCGAAATCAGGCTGTCCTCAAGAGATGGGGGCTGTGGTGGAAGTTGAGGAGCGTCATTGATGGCAGCCATATTCTGCTGTATTTCTGCCTGCGACAAGGCTCTGTTGTAGTAAGTAACTTCGTCGATCAGGCCATTGAAACCGGCACTGCCTTCAGGACCTCCGATATACAAGCCATAGCTGGTTATGCCGGTGTTAGTTCCTGTTCCTGTTCCCTTCACAATTCCATCGATATAGATTTTTGCTGTACCGGTTGAAGTGCCGGCATTCCAATCATAAGTAACA
This region includes:
- a CDS encoding LamG-like jellyroll fold domain-containing protein, with protein sequence VTYDWNAGTSTGTAKIYIDGIVKGTGTGTNTGITSYGLYIGGPEGSAGFNGLIDEVTYYNRALSQAEIQQNMAAINDAPQLPPQPPSLEDSLISHWKMNEGSGNIAADSVGSNHGILANYIEGDLPAWSTDVPGPVSGYSINFNNPTSGGQVIMNATPTGIDINQKTVGMWVKAIGAQNSQIYLITNTDFAGHGWFLSLNNGTTWEYGHWGVGVVDVPATNINNWHYVMATKDATTMKLYIDGAFAGSAAFSGYNASAGPLVIGMAGANPVLGLNGLIDEVTIYNRALTAAEALQTYQATLSDCPVSDFTGDCYVDFQDFAALAADWLVCGSPSGCTP